A part of Paraliobacillus zengyii genomic DNA contains:
- a CDS encoding UDP-N-acetylmuramoyl-tripeptide--D-alanyl-D-alanine ligase, whose product MLFTLPFLKGLFPDTKGAIHDQFIINQVTTDSRKPMSHALFVPLVGDKFDGHAYMNQAIEQGAVATIWEKDKPLPKFLPTDFPVFFVKDTLIALQQLAQAYRLKINPTVIGVTGSNGKTTTKDLIATVLSSRYRAHYTNGNFNNHIGLPLTILSMPNDTEMLVLEMGMNHFGEMERLSNISEPDIAVITNIGESHIEYLGSRAGIAKAKAEILSGLKVDGTLLIDGDEPLLLPYSEQVDTTKIGFDLSNDIVIDQFNMHPLHSSFRLMAKDTYEIPLLGKHHAQNAAFAIQIAVKLGMECKEIQQALLEVDRTGMRFEVMNGRGGVTLINDAYNASPTSMKAAINVVKEITGYERKIVVLGDMFELGNASKEFHRSIADVLSLPIEYVCTIGEDAIEISKAVNKQNPLIHTKHFANKEEAITFLEAYLDEQTLILVKASRGMQLETIIDRLL is encoded by the coding sequence ATGTTATTTACCTTACCTTTTCTAAAGGGATTGTTTCCTGATACAAAGGGGGCCATTCATGATCAATTTATAATCAATCAAGTTACAACAGATAGTAGAAAACCAATGTCACATGCATTGTTTGTGCCTTTAGTAGGAGACAAATTTGATGGGCATGCCTATATGAATCAAGCAATTGAACAAGGCGCAGTTGCTACTATATGGGAAAAAGACAAACCGTTGCCGAAGTTTTTGCCAACGGATTTTCCTGTGTTCTTTGTTAAAGATACACTAATTGCGCTACAACAATTAGCACAGGCATATCGGCTAAAGATAAATCCAACAGTTATAGGCGTAACTGGGTCGAACGGTAAAACGACGACGAAAGATTTAATCGCAACTGTTTTGTCAAGCCGCTATCGTGCACATTATACCAATGGTAATTTTAATAATCATATCGGTTTACCTTTAACAATCCTTTCAATGCCAAATGATACCGAAATGCTTGTATTAGAAATGGGAATGAATCATTTTGGAGAAATGGAACGTCTATCTAACATTTCAGAACCTGATATTGCAGTAATTACAAATATTGGAGAATCACATATTGAGTATCTAGGCTCAAGAGCTGGTATAGCAAAAGCGAAGGCTGAAATATTAAGTGGGTTAAAAGTTGATGGTACACTATTAATTGATGGAGATGAACCATTATTATTGCCGTACAGTGAACAAGTTGATACAACTAAAATAGGGTTTGATCTTTCAAATGATATCGTAATAGATCAATTTAACATGCATCCGTTACATTCATCTTTTCGATTAATGGCCAAGGATACATATGAAATCCCGTTATTGGGAAAGCACCATGCCCAGAATGCTGCATTCGCAATTCAAATAGCAGTAAAACTCGGTATGGAGTGCAAAGAAATCCAACAAGCACTTTTAGAAGTTGATCGAACAGGCATGCGTTTTGAAGTAATGAATGGTAGGGGTGGGGTAACGTTAATTAATGATGCATATAATGCCTCTCCAACATCTATGAAGGCTGCTATTAACGTAGTGAAAGAAATTACAGGATACGAAAGAAAAATTGTCGTCTTAGGCGATATGTTTGAACTAGGTAATGCTTCAAAAGAATTCCATCGTTCAATTGCAGATGTACTATCTCTGCCAATCGAGTATGTATGTACAATTGGAGAGGATGCTATTGAAATAAGTAAGGCAGTTAATAAACAAAATCCGTTGATTCATACAAAACACTTTGCGAATAAAGAAGAGGCAATTACTTTTTTAGAGGCGTATTTAGACGAACAAACATTAATTTTAGTGAAAGCTTCAAGAGGCATGCAATTAGAAACAATTATTGATCGACTATTATAA
- a CDS encoding small basic family protein translates to MWLPALFLVVGIALGFLSDITIPEQYTLYLSIAVLAALDTLLGGIRAYLDKKFDQMIFISGFFFNIGLAVVLAFLGVQLGIDLYLAAIFAFGVRLFQNIAIIRRHLFKSRKKQENI, encoded by the coding sequence ATGTGGTTACCAGCATTGTTCTTAGTCGTCGGTATCGCATTAGGTTTTTTATCAGATATTACGATTCCAGAACAATATACGTTGTATCTATCGATTGCGGTTTTAGCAGCGCTTGATACGCTCTTGGGTGGTATACGTGCTTATTTAGACAAGAAATTTGATCAAATGATTTTCATTTCAGGATTTTTCTTTAATATTGGTTTAGCGGTTGTACTAGCATTTTTAGGTGTGCAATTGGGTATTGACCTTTATTTAGCTGCAATATTTGCATTTGGTGTAAGACTGTTTCAAAACATAGCGATTATTCGACGACATCTATTTAAAAGTAGAAAAAAACAAGAAAATATATAA
- a CDS encoding cell division protein FtsQ/DivIB has product MEEKKVISIEDRIPKLKEARKKKTNRRLVFYLSLFFILISIVVYLQSPLSYIQHIVVNGNEYVAEDVIVELSELSTDNNLWSVSLDDTAAIIKEHPELKDVQVQRELPNSIVITVEELKKVAYIKMEDSYRPLLENGEVIESIDASKWQGDAPLLIDFTKETYIKEIAEELQQLPVTVADLISEIYWKPTEANPYKVLLFMDDGYQVESSIRNFATYLQTYPSIVSQLEEKAGIIRIGEGGAVFDPYNETDEEEEAENETEG; this is encoded by the coding sequence ATGGAAGAAAAAAAGGTTATATCCATAGAAGATCGTATTCCAAAGCTAAAGGAAGCAAGAAAAAAGAAAACAAATAGGCGTTTAGTATTCTATTTATCATTATTTTTTATCTTGATTTCGATAGTTGTATATTTACAATCTCCTCTTAGTTATATACAGCATATTGTAGTGAATGGAAATGAATATGTTGCAGAGGATGTAATAGTTGAATTAAGTGAATTATCAACCGACAATAATTTATGGAGTGTTAGCTTGGATGACACTGCTGCAATAATTAAAGAACATCCAGAATTAAAAGATGTACAAGTCCAAAGAGAATTACCAAATTCGATTGTAATAACTGTAGAGGAATTAAAGAAGGTTGCTTACATAAAAATGGAAGATAGTTACAGGCCATTATTAGAGAACGGGGAAGTTATTGAATCTATTGACGCATCAAAATGGCAAGGTGATGCACCACTACTAATCGATTTTACAAAGGAAACTTATATTAAAGAAATTGCAGAAGAGTTACAGCAATTACCAGTTACAGTCGCTGATTTAATATCGGAGATCTATTGGAAGCCAACAGAGGCAAATCCATATAAAGTTTTATTATTCATGGATGATGGTTATCAAGTAGAATCTTCTATTAGGAATTTTGCTACCTACTTACAAACTTATCCTTCTATCGTTAGTCAGCTAGAAGAAAAAGCTGGAATCATTCGTATTGGTGAAGGCGGAGCTGTATTCGATCCTTATAATGAAACTGATGAAGAAGAGGAGGCGGAAAATGAAACTGAGGGGTAA
- the ftsZ gene encoding cell division protein FtsZ, whose protein sequence is MLEFDTEMDQLATIKVIGVGGGGSNAVNRMIEHGVQGVEFIAVNTDAQALNLSKAEVKIQIGTKLTRGLGAGANPEVGRKAAEESKEQLEEVLAGADMIFVTAGMGGGTGTGAAPVIAQVAKELGALTVGVVTRPFTFEGRKRSTQAASGTDGLKASVDTLIVIPNDRLLEIVDKNTPMLEAFREADNVLRQGVQGISDLIAVPGLINVDFADVKTIMSDKGSALMGIGIATGENRAVEAAKKAISSPLLETSIDGAHGVLMNITGGNNLSLYEVQEAADIVTSAADQEVNVIFGSVINEELKDEIVVTVIATGFDESQLNTPKTKQQRPSAAQQSPKAPAQSDDKPRREESNREASPQQNTRQEEDTLDVPTFLRNRNRRR, encoded by the coding sequence ATGTTAGAGTTTGATACAGAAATGGATCAGCTAGCAACGATTAAAGTAATCGGTGTTGGTGGTGGTGGAAGCAATGCTGTGAACCGTATGATTGAACACGGTGTACAGGGTGTTGAATTCATTGCTGTTAACACTGATGCGCAAGCTTTAAATTTATCAAAAGCAGAAGTTAAAATACAAATTGGTACAAAATTGACGAGAGGATTAGGTGCAGGTGCTAATCCAGAAGTTGGTCGAAAAGCTGCTGAAGAAAGTAAAGAGCAATTAGAAGAAGTTCTTGCAGGAGCAGATATGATCTTTGTAACAGCTGGTATGGGTGGCGGAACTGGTACTGGTGCTGCACCTGTTATAGCACAAGTTGCAAAAGAATTAGGCGCGTTAACTGTAGGAGTTGTAACACGACCATTTACGTTTGAAGGAAGAAAACGTTCTACACAGGCAGCAAGTGGAACAGATGGTCTAAAAGCTAGTGTAGATACTTTAATTGTCATTCCAAATGATCGTTTATTAGAAATTGTTGATAAGAACACACCTATGTTAGAAGCGTTCCGTGAAGCAGATAATGTTTTACGACAAGGTGTACAAGGTATTTCTGACTTAATCGCTGTACCTGGATTAATTAACGTCGATTTTGCCGATGTAAAAACAATAATGTCTGATAAAGGTTCTGCGTTAATGGGTATTGGTATTGCCACTGGAGAAAATAGAGCAGTGGAAGCAGCGAAGAAGGCAATCTCTTCACCTTTATTGGAAACTTCAATTGACGGTGCTCATGGTGTTTTAATGAATATTACGGGTGGTAATAATTTAAGCTTGTATGAAGTGCAAGAAGCGGCAGATATTGTTACATCTGCTGCAGATCAAGAGGTAAATGTTATATTTGGTTCTGTTATCAATGAGGAATTAAAAGATGAAATAGTGGTAACAGTTATTGCAACTGGATTTGATGAATCGCAGTTGAATACGCCCAAAACCAAGCAACAACGTCCAAGCGCTGCACAACAATCACCTAAAGCGCCAGCACAATCGGATGATAAACCACGACGTGAAGAAAGTAATCGTGAAGCGTCTCCACAGCAAAATACACGTCAAGAAGAAGATACACTAGATGTACCTACATTTTTACGTAACAGAAACCGAAGACGATAA
- the spoVE gene encoding stage V sporulation protein E has translation MESRQKTQLRPDYLLIITILALLLIGVVMVYSASAIWADYKFNDSLYFAKRQLLFATVGLVAMFSVARVPYQVWRTYSKVILVICFVLLIAVLIPGVGLVRGGARSWIGIGAFSIQPAEFMKLGLVIFLATYLAEKQRYITSFKEGFLPLLLLIFTSFGLIMLQPDLGTGMIVILTCFVLLFVAGARISHFVGLGVLGVIGFAGLIISAPYRINRITAFLNPWEDPLGNGFQIIQSLYAIGPGGLLGMGFGNSLQKFFYLPEPHNDFIFAILAEELGFIGALILISLFFMLFWRGTKIGLAAPDKFGMLLGLGITVMIALQVIINMSVVIGLIPVTGITLPFLSYGGSSLTLTLAAMGIIINVSKYSNE, from the coding sequence GTGGAAAGTAGACAAAAGACACAGCTGCGTCCTGATTACCTTTTGATTATCACCATATTAGCACTTTTATTAATAGGAGTTGTTATGGTATATAGTGCATCAGCAATTTGGGCTGATTATAAATTTAACGATTCCCTTTATTTTGCTAAGCGTCAACTTCTATTTGCGACAGTCGGCTTAGTGGCTATGTTTAGTGTAGCACGTGTACCATACCAAGTATGGCGGACCTATTCAAAAGTTATTTTAGTTATTTGTTTTGTTTTATTGATAGCAGTATTAATTCCTGGAGTTGGCTTAGTTCGTGGTGGAGCAAGGAGTTGGATTGGTATAGGTGCCTTTAGTATTCAACCTGCTGAATTCATGAAGTTAGGTCTCGTTATTTTCTTAGCAACTTATCTAGCCGAAAAACAGCGATATATTACATCCTTCAAAGAGGGCTTCTTGCCATTGTTGTTATTAATATTTACAAGTTTTGGACTTATTATGCTCCAACCAGATTTGGGTACGGGTATGATTGTTATCCTAACCTGTTTTGTGCTCTTATTTGTGGCGGGAGCTAGAATTAGCCACTTCGTAGGCCTAGGAGTTTTAGGAGTGATCGGTTTTGCAGGTTTAATTATTTCGGCGCCATATCGAATCAATCGGATTACAGCTTTTCTAAATCCTTGGGAAGACCCACTAGGAAATGGGTTTCAAATTATTCAATCGCTCTATGCAATTGGACCAGGTGGTCTCTTAGGAATGGGCTTTGGAAATAGCCTACAAAAGTTTTTTTATCTACCTGAACCACACAATGATTTTATTTTCGCTATATTAGCTGAGGAACTTGGTTTTATCGGTGCTTTAATACTTATAAGTCTATTCTTTATGTTGTTTTGGAGAGGTACTAAAATAGGTTTAGCTGCACCTGATAAATTCGGTATGTTACTTGGGTTAGGTATAACAGTTATGATTGCGTTGCAAGTAATTATCAACATGAGTGTCGTAATTGGTTTAATTCCAGTAACAGGAATTACATTGCCTTTCTTAAGTTATGGTGGTTCTTCTCTTACATTAACATTGGCTGCCATGGGCATTATTATAAATGTCAGTAAATATAGTAATGAATAA
- the mraY gene encoding phospho-N-acetylmuramoyl-pentapeptide-transferase — MNEYILIITMSIAFLITVLLSPIFIPLLRRLKFGQSIREEGPKSHMKKTGTPTMGGVVIVLSVAITTLIITSKFNASSINSETMLLILVLVGYGILGFLDDFIKVVLKRNLGLTSKQKMFGQVLIAAIFYVVLVIQDFPTYISIPGTSVQFDLGWGYAVFVILMIVGASNAVNLTDGLDGLVAGTATIAFGAFGILAWYGIPQFEVTIFSLAIVGALLGFLVFNAHPAKVFMGDTGSLALGGAIAAIAILTKMELMLVIIGGVFVLETLSVIIQVISFKTTGKRVFKMSPLHHHYELKGWSEWRVVTTFWLVGLLCAALGIYIEVWLT, encoded by the coding sequence ATGAATGAATATATATTAATAATTACGATGAGTATTGCGTTTTTAATTACCGTCCTATTATCACCAATTTTCATACCACTTTTACGTCGGTTAAAGTTTGGTCAGAGTATACGTGAAGAAGGACCAAAGTCGCATATGAAAAAGACGGGAACACCTACAATGGGTGGGGTTGTGATTGTTTTAAGTGTTGCAATTACAACACTGATCATTACCAGCAAATTTAATGCTAGTTCAATAAATTCGGAAACAATGCTACTTATCCTGGTGTTAGTAGGGTATGGTATCCTTGGTTTTTTAGATGATTTTATCAAAGTAGTATTAAAAAGAAATCTTGGTCTGACATCAAAACAAAAAATGTTCGGACAAGTGCTAATTGCGGCTATTTTTTATGTCGTATTAGTCATACAGGACTTTCCTACATATATTTCAATTCCAGGTACGAGTGTACAGTTTGATTTAGGATGGGGATATGCGGTCTTTGTTATACTAATGATTGTTGGAGCATCTAATGCAGTTAACTTAACGGATGGTCTTGATGGACTTGTCGCAGGAACAGCAACGATTGCATTTGGTGCTTTTGGCATTTTAGCGTGGTATGGTATACCTCAATTTGAAGTGACGATTTTCTCTTTAGCGATAGTTGGAGCTTTATTAGGTTTCTTAGTATTTAATGCACATCCAGCTAAAGTATTTATGGGTGATACTGGTTCGTTGGCATTAGGTGGAGCGATAGCTGCTATAGCTATCTTAACGAAAATGGAATTAATGCTTGTTATTATCGGTGGTGTGTTTGTGCTTGAAACACTATCTGTTATTATTCAAGTCATTTCTTTTAAAACAACAGGAAAACGAGTATTTAAAATGAGTCCGTTGCACCATCACTATGAATTAAAAGGTTGGTCAGAATGGCGCGTTGTCACAACCTTTTGGCTTGTTGGACTTTTATGTGCTGCGTTAGGAATTTATATTGAGGTGTGGTTAACATGA
- the murD gene encoding UDP-N-acetylmuramoyl-L-alanine--D-glutamate ligase, giving the protein MNKLKNFPYQNVLVLGLAKSGTAACKVLVKNGCTVRANDLKVKETSDPVIAELNKLGIEVTTGSHPLKLLDEIDVVVKNPGIPYENDLLIEAEVKGIPIITEIELIHYLITAPYIGITGSNGKTTTTTLIHEMLEKSNKRSKLAGNIGKVAVEIAENLKEEETMVVELSSFQLMGTQEFQPHIAVMLNLFQAHLDYHKTFHNYKDAKARIFANQTEKDYFVYNAEDGEIATLIDHVVATKVPFSIHEKGLTNGAWCDETYVYFRDKRIIAKENIRLVGDHNLENVLAAVAASMLSGATKEGINEVLTTFPGVKHRTQYVEQINGRLFYNDSKATNILATSKALDSFEQPVILLAGGLDRGNDFDALIPYLTNVKAMILFGETAIKLNETGQQAGIEDIVFADNMAQAVDLAFELSDEKDIILLSPACASWDQYRTFEERGDMFIEAVHTLK; this is encoded by the coding sequence ATGAATAAACTAAAGAACTTCCCATATCAAAATGTCTTAGTACTTGGTTTAGCTAAGAGTGGCACGGCGGCTTGTAAAGTTTTAGTGAAAAATGGTTGTACGGTCCGAGCGAATGACTTAAAAGTAAAGGAAACAAGTGATCCAGTCATAGCTGAATTAAATAAGTTAGGTATTGAGGTGACCACTGGTTCACACCCATTAAAATTGTTAGATGAAATAGACGTTGTAGTGAAAAACCCTGGTATTCCTTATGAAAATGATCTTTTAATAGAAGCTGAAGTAAAAGGGATACCTATTATTACAGAAATTGAGCTTATTCATTATCTTATTACAGCGCCATATATAGGGATAACAGGTTCAAATGGTAAAACAACAACAACTACATTAATTCATGAGATGTTAGAAAAAAGTAATAAAAGAAGCAAATTAGCAGGCAATATAGGTAAGGTTGCAGTTGAAATAGCTGAAAATCTAAAAGAAGAGGAAACAATGGTTGTTGAACTATCATCCTTTCAATTAATGGGAACCCAAGAATTTCAGCCACATATAGCAGTAATGTTGAATTTGTTTCAGGCGCATTTGGATTATCATAAAACTTTTCATAATTATAAAGATGCTAAGGCACGTATCTTTGCGAATCAAACAGAGAAAGATTACTTTGTTTACAATGCAGAAGATGGTGAGATTGCTACATTAATTGATCATGTTGTTGCAACTAAGGTGCCATTTAGTATTCATGAAAAAGGACTTACAAATGGTGCATGGTGTGATGAGACCTATGTTTATTTTAGGGATAAACGCATTATTGCAAAAGAAAATATTCGCTTAGTTGGTGATCACAATTTAGAAAATGTCTTAGCTGCAGTAGCTGCAAGCATGCTATCTGGTGCGACCAAAGAAGGAATTAACGAAGTTTTAACAACTTTTCCAGGTGTCAAACATAGAACGCAATATGTAGAACAAATCAATGGCAGGCTATTTTATAATGATTCAAAAGCTACTAATATTTTAGCGACTTCAAAAGCATTAGACTCTTTTGAACAACCGGTTATTTTATTAGCTGGTGGTTTGGATCGTGGAAATGATTTTGACGCGTTAATTCCGTACTTAACAAATGTAAAAGCAATGATCTTATTTGGTGAGACAGCTATTAAGTTAAATGAAACAGGGCAGCAAGCAGGTATAGAAGATATCGTGTTTGCTGACAATATGGCCCAAGCAGTGGATTTAGCATTCGAACTTTCAGACGAAAAGGATATCATTCTGTTGTCGCCAGCTTGTGCAAGTTGGGATCAATATCGAACTTTTGAAGAAAGAGGAGACATGTTTATAGAAGCTGTGCATACATTAAAATAA
- the ftsA gene encoding cell division protein FtsA, whose protein sequence is MNNNEILVSLDIGTSKIKVIIGEVLSDSLNIIGVGTAKSNGMKKGAIVDIDQTVQSIRAAVEQAERMVDLKIDRVIVGVNGNHVQLQPCHGVVAVASDNREIGNEDVTRVIDAAQVISIPPEREIIDVIPKQFIVDGLDEITDPRGMIGVRLEMEGTIITCSRTMLHNILKCVERANLDVIDICLQPLATGSIALSKDEINLGVALIDVGGGSTTVSVFEDDHLVSTSVVALGGDNITKDISIGLRTTSEDAEEIKINHGHAFYEDAREEETFEAAIIGSDQKQTFNQLEISDMIEARLEEIYTFAAREIKKMGYSEVPGGFVLTGGCIKMPGAIELAQDLFHANVRMAIPDYIGVREPQFTSGVGILKFAYRNAKIQGKELSAAVTLADQSMEKPKKQKRTPNTNEKSSSNKKKESSIANLFKYFFD, encoded by the coding sequence TTGAACAACAATGAAATTTTAGTCAGCCTGGATATAGGTACATCAAAAATAAAAGTAATTATCGGTGAAGTATTAAGTGATTCGTTAAACATTATTGGGGTAGGGACAGCAAAATCGAATGGAATGAAAAAAGGAGCAATCGTAGATATTGATCAAACGGTGCAATCTATTCGTGCTGCCGTAGAACAAGCGGAGAGAATGGTAGATTTAAAAATTGATCGTGTGATTGTTGGTGTGAATGGTAATCATGTTCAGTTACAACCGTGTCATGGTGTTGTTGCTGTTGCAAGTGATAATCGTGAAATAGGTAATGAAGATGTAACAAGAGTTATCGATGCGGCACAAGTTATATCGATACCTCCTGAACGTGAAATTATTGATGTTATCCCTAAACAATTTATTGTAGACGGATTAGATGAGATTACGGATCCAAGAGGAATGATTGGTGTACGCCTTGAAATGGAAGGTACAATTATTACTTGTTCTAGAACGATGTTACATAATATTTTGAAATGTGTAGAACGCGCTAACTTAGATGTTATAGATATCTGTTTACAACCACTTGCTACGGGTTCGATAGCTTTATCAAAAGATGAAATAAATTTAGGCGTCGCGTTAATTGATGTAGGTGGAGGTAGTACAACTGTTTCAGTTTTTGAAGATGATCACCTAGTTTCCACAAGTGTAGTCGCATTAGGTGGAGACAATATTACAAAAGACATCTCCATCGGGTTACGCACTACATCAGAAGATGCAGAAGAAATTAAAATTAATCATGGCCACGCTTTTTATGAAGATGCTCGTGAAGAGGAAACATTTGAAGCAGCAATTATAGGAAGTGACCAAAAACAGACATTTAATCAATTAGAAATATCTGATATGATTGAAGCTAGATTAGAAGAAATTTACACTTTTGCAGCACGTGAAATTAAAAAAATGGGTTATTCAGAAGTTCCAGGTGGCTTCGTTCTTACTGGTGGTTGTATTAAAATGCCTGGAGCAATTGAACTTGCACAAGATTTATTTCATGCCAATGTACGAATGGCCATTCCTGATTATATTGGAGTGCGAGAGCCACAGTTCACGTCTGGTGTTGGTATCTTGAAATTCGCATATCGTAATGCGAAGATTCAGGGTAAAGAACTATCAGCTGCAGTAACTTTAGCTGACCAGTCTATGGAAAAGCCTAAGAAACAAAAACGAACACCAAATACAAATGAGAAATCAAGTTCAAATAAGAAAAAGGAATCAAGTATTGCTAACTTATTCAAATACTTTTTTGATTAG
- a CDS encoding DUF881 domain-containing protein, with product MSTKSKIILALIFSCIGFMIAIQFQSIQEPKERDTRDMWEIRTQLQAEQETQQELYQQLDELETTLQEYKDNAEQDQINTLMESVEVLEMEAGLTDKTGRGITITINPVFEESNEEQVYPSVTPELLNRLINELNNYGATDIAIGNERYIGVTPIRNVNGETYVNNRALPDIPFVIKVLSNEPERLLDYMEVSQSKDDFSIENMEFDINVEDTVTLPSYDGNIDLEIVELDETNEAGEE from the coding sequence TTGTCAACTAAAAGTAAAATCATTTTGGCTCTAATATTTTCCTGTATTGGATTTATGATTGCAATCCAATTCCAATCCATACAAGAACCAAAGGAACGGGACACAAGAGATATGTGGGAAATCCGTACCCAATTACAAGCTGAACAAGAGACACAACAAGAACTCTATCAACAATTAGATGAATTAGAAACAACATTACAAGAGTATAAAGATAATGCAGAACAAGACCAGATTAACACCTTAATGGAATCGGTTGAAGTACTGGAAATGGAAGCTGGATTAACCGATAAAACAGGCAGAGGCATTACCATAACAATTAATCCAGTTTTTGAAGAGTCAAATGAAGAACAAGTTTATCCAAGTGTTACACCGGAATTGCTAAATCGACTTATTAATGAGTTGAACAATTATGGTGCTACAGACATCGCAATTGGAAATGAGAGATATATTGGCGTTACACCAATTCGAAATGTAAATGGTGAGACTTATGTTAATAATCGTGCCTTACCAGATATTCCGTTTGTCATTAAAGTTTTATCAAATGAACCGGAACGATTACTAGATTATATGGAAGTTAGCCAATCAAAAGATGACTTTTCCATCGAGAATATGGAATTTGATATCAACGTTGAAGATACGGTAACTTTACCTTCCTATGATGGAAACATCGATTTAGAAATAGTAGAATTAGATGAAACTAACGAAGCAGGTGAAGAATAA
- a CDS encoding DUF881 domain-containing protein translates to MKLRGKHVVLSFVLFIFGFLVAFSYQNTKEQAEVIQLSQQEWEKDFYYRQQLLQFEEQSLELQEKVDDYRQEISTLEESLGEQETAIGEYVETKRKLQILTGELPITGPGIRVTLSDANYIPTAENANQYIVHDRHVQLVINELYSAGAKAIAINGQRIYKDSYVTCIGPVISVDGKQYPAPFSIEAIGEQETLEVSLELKNGVIDMLVNDNVEVEVGTTDQIAMDARVN, encoded by the coding sequence ATGAAACTGAGGGGTAAACATGTAGTACTCTCGTTTGTATTATTCATTTTTGGTTTTCTTGTCGCCTTTAGTTATCAAAATACGAAAGAGCAAGCAGAAGTGATTCAATTATCCCAGCAAGAGTGGGAAAAAGATTTTTATTACAGACAGCAATTACTTCAATTTGAAGAACAAAGTCTTGAATTACAAGAAAAGGTAGATGATTACCGACAAGAAATAAGTACACTGGAGGAATCGTTAGGTGAACAAGAAACAGCGATAGGTGAATATGTTGAAACGAAGCGTAAACTCCAAATTTTAACGGGAGAATTACCTATTACTGGTCCTGGTATTCGCGTAACTTTGTCTGATGCGAATTATATACCAACTGCTGAGAATGCAAATCAATATATTGTTCACGACCGTCATGTTCAATTAGTAATAAATGAATTATATAGTGCGGGGGCAAAAGCAATTGCAATAAATGGTCAACGCATTTATAAAGATAGTTACGTTACGTGTATTGGTCCAGTAATATCTGTTGATGGAAAACAGTATCCGGCACCATTCTCTATTGAAGCGATAGGTGAACAGGAGACTTTAGAAGTAAGTTTAGAACTGAAAAACGGTGTAATTGATATGTTAGTAAATGATAATGTAGAAGTTGAGGTTGGAACTACCGACCAGATTGCTATGGATGCAAGAGTTAATTAA